Proteins from a genomic interval of Ramlibacter algicola:
- a CDS encoding M3 family metallopeptidase: MTPYFLPRLGAVALAALLAACAQSPTRRAPQLSIVGASASMVATPDAFLARCRADLAASRAAMARLKAASATGLPVLDAYDEARRLLRDADSRGGLAAELHPDKDIRSAGEACGREADTVGTEFSLDRGIYDALSRIDAKPLDAGTRHYLERTLRDFRLAGVDRDDATRARVKALNDELTALSQEFGKHIRESVLTVEATPAELEGLPADYIRAHPPRADGKIVLKTDSPDYGPVMSYSRSTALRERFYKAYGNRAYPQNLATLSKMLAKRQELARLLGYANWADYVMANKMIGDSRHAAEFIEKISKAAEPRAQRDYAEMLARKRKDDPAAADVKPWESGYLAERIRVEQFNVDSQEVRPYFQYDKVKKGVLETSSRLFGIRFERIADAKVWHPEVETYDVYDTGNRLLGRIYLDMFPRANKYKHFAHGTLLHGKDGVALPESVLMCNFRQPTATDPGLLEYGAVRTFFHEFGHLVHAIVSGQGRWAGTSGVATERDFVEAPSQMLEEWIRDPKVLQTFATHYQTGQPIPTALAQRLVKAGEINRGLGVRGQMWLAAMSLEYHRRDPDGLDTTAVMQELQRKYTPYEPVPGNHFQAAFGHLDGYSAVYYTYMWSLVIAKDMFSEFAAKGDIMDTGIASRYRKSVLEPGGSKPAADLVKDFLGRPYSFKAYEAWLNSEQ; this comes from the coding sequence ATGACGCCTTACTTCCTGCCCCGCCTGGGCGCGGTCGCCCTCGCGGCGCTTCTCGCCGCCTGCGCCCAGTCGCCGACCCGGCGTGCCCCCCAGCTCTCGATCGTCGGCGCTTCCGCCTCGATGGTCGCCACCCCCGACGCCTTCCTGGCCCGCTGCCGGGCCGACCTGGCCGCGTCCCGCGCCGCCATGGCGCGCCTGAAAGCCGCCTCCGCCACGGGCCTGCCCGTGCTGGACGCCTATGACGAGGCCCGGCGCCTCCTGCGCGACGCAGACAGCCGCGGCGGCCTGGCCGCCGAACTGCACCCGGACAAGGACATCCGCAGCGCCGGCGAAGCCTGCGGCCGCGAAGCCGACACCGTCGGCACCGAGTTCTCGCTCGACCGCGGCATCTACGACGCGCTGTCGCGCATCGATGCCAAGCCGCTGGACGCCGGCACGCGCCACTACCTCGAGCGCACGCTGCGCGACTTCCGCCTGGCCGGCGTCGACCGCGACGACGCCACCCGCGCCCGCGTGAAGGCGCTGAACGACGAACTCACCGCGCTCAGCCAGGAGTTCGGCAAGCACATCCGCGAAAGCGTCCTGACCGTGGAAGCCACGCCGGCCGAGCTGGAAGGCCTGCCCGCCGACTACATCCGCGCGCATCCGCCGCGTGCCGACGGCAAGATCGTGCTCAAGACGGACAGCCCGGACTACGGCCCGGTGATGAGCTATTCGCGCAGCACCGCGCTGCGCGAGCGGTTCTACAAGGCCTACGGCAACCGCGCGTATCCGCAGAACCTCGCGACGCTGTCGAAGATGCTCGCCAAGCGGCAGGAGTTGGCCAGGTTGCTCGGCTACGCGAACTGGGCCGACTACGTGATGGCCAACAAGATGATCGGCGACAGCCGCCACGCGGCCGAGTTCATCGAGAAGATCTCCAAGGCGGCCGAACCGCGCGCGCAGCGTGACTACGCCGAGATGCTGGCGCGCAAGCGCAAGGACGATCCCGCCGCCGCCGACGTCAAGCCGTGGGAGAGCGGCTACCTGGCCGAGCGCATCCGCGTCGAGCAATTCAATGTCGACTCGCAGGAGGTGCGCCCGTACTTCCAGTACGACAAGGTCAAGAAGGGCGTGCTCGAGACCAGCTCGCGCCTGTTCGGCATCCGCTTCGAGCGCATCGCGGACGCCAAGGTGTGGCACCCCGAAGTCGAGACCTACGACGTGTACGACACCGGCAACCGCCTGCTGGGCCGCATCTACCTGGACATGTTCCCGCGCGCGAACAAGTACAAGCACTTCGCGCACGGCACGCTTCTGCACGGCAAGGACGGCGTTGCGCTGCCCGAGAGCGTCCTGATGTGCAACTTCCGCCAGCCGACGGCGACCGACCCTGGCCTGCTCGAGTACGGCGCCGTGCGCACTTTCTTCCACGAGTTCGGCCACCTGGTGCACGCCATCGTCTCCGGGCAGGGGCGCTGGGCCGGCACCTCGGGCGTGGCGACGGAGCGCGACTTCGTCGAGGCGCCCTCGCAGATGCTGGAGGAGTGGATCCGCGATCCCAAGGTGCTGCAGACCTTCGCGACCCACTACCAGACCGGCCAGCCAATCCCGACCGCGCTGGCGCAGCGCCTGGTCAAGGCCGGCGAGATCAACCGCGGCCTGGGCGTGCGCGGCCAGATGTGGCTGGCGGCCATGAGCCTGGAGTACCACCGGCGCGACCCGGACGGCCTGGACACCACCGCCGTGATGCAGGAGCTGCAGCGCAAGTACACGCCGTACGAGCCGGTGCCCGGCAACCACTTCCAGGCGGCCTTCGGCCACCTCGACGGCTACTCCGCCGTCTACTACACGTACATGTGGTCGCTGGTGATCGCCAAGGACATGTTCAGCGAGTTCGCGGCGAAGGGCGACATCATGGACACGGGCATCGCCAGCCGCTACCGCAAGTCGGTGCTGGAGCCCGGTGGCAGCAAGCCGGCCGCGGACCTGGTGAAGGACTTCCTCGGCCGGCCGTACAGCTTCAAGGCGTACGAAGCCTGGTTGAACAGCGAGCAGTAA
- the rpsJ gene encoding 30S ribosomal protein S10: MAQQKIRIRLKAFDYKLIDQSAAEIVDTAKRTGAIVKGPVPLPTRMKRFDILRSPHVNKSSRDQFEIRTHQRLMDIVDPTDKTVDALMKLDLPAGVDVEIKLQ; encoded by the coding sequence ATGGCACAGCAGAAGATCCGCATCCGCCTGAAGGCGTTCGACTACAAGCTGATTGACCAGTCCGCCGCCGAGATCGTCGACACCGCCAAGCGCACCGGCGCCATCGTCAAGGGCCCGGTGCCCCTGCCGACGCGCATGAAGCGCTTCGACATCCTGCGCTCGCCGCACGTGAACAAGAGCTCGCGCGACCAGTTCGAGATCCGCACGCACCAGCGCCTGATGGACATCGTCGACCCGACCGACAAGACCGTCGACGCGCTGATGAAGCTGGACCTGCCGGCTGGCGTGGACGTCGAGATCAAGCTGCAGTAA
- the rplC gene encoding 50S ribosomal protein L3: protein MSQSNSLGLLGRKVGMMRLFTDDGDAVPVTVVDVSGNRVTQVKTQDNDGYVALQVTFGKRKTSRVSKPVAGHLAKAGAEAGEIIQEFRVTAETAGKYAAGATLPVAELFAVGQKVDVQGTSIGKGFAGTIKRHNFSSQRASHGNSRSHNVPGSISMAQDPGRVFPGKRMSGHLGDVTTTTQNLDVIRVDESRGLLLIKGAVPGSKGGFVTVRPAVKAKPAAAAKGGK from the coding sequence ATGAGTCAGAGCAACTCCCTCGGGTTGCTGGGCCGCAAGGTGGGCATGATGCGCCTGTTCACCGATGACGGGGACGCAGTCCCGGTCACGGTGGTGGACGTGTCGGGCAACCGAGTCACCCAGGTCAAGACCCAGGACAACGACGGCTACGTGGCCCTGCAGGTCACGTTCGGCAAGCGCAAGACCTCGCGCGTGTCCAAGCCCGTCGCCGGCCACCTCGCCAAGGCGGGCGCCGAAGCCGGTGAAATCATCCAGGAATTCCGCGTGACGGCCGAAACCGCCGGCAAGTACGCCGCGGGCGCCACCCTGCCGGTGGCCGAGCTGTTCGCCGTGGGCCAGAAGGTCGACGTGCAGGGCACCTCGATCGGCAAGGGCTTTGCCGGCACCATCAAGCGCCACAACTTCAGCTCGCAGCGCGCGTCGCACGGCAACAGCCGTTCGCACAACGTGCCGGGCTCGATCTCGATGGCGCAGGACCCGGGCCGCGTGTTCCCGGGCAAGCGCATGTCCGGCCACCTGGGCGACGTGACCACCACCACCCAGAACCTGGACGTCATCCGTGTGGACGAGTCCCGCGGCCTGCTCCTGATCAAGGGTGCGGTCCCCGGCTCCAAGGGTGGCTTCGTCACCGTGCGCCCGGCCGTCAAGGCCAAGCCCGCCGCCGCTGCCAAGGGAGGGAAGTGA
- the rplD gene encoding 50S ribosomal protein L4 yields the protein MQLELLNEQGQAASKVDAPETVFGREYNEDLVHQIVVAFQANARQGTRAQKDREMVKHSTKKPFKQKGTGRARAGMTSSPLWRGGGRIFPNSPDENFTQKINKKMYRAGMASIFSQLAREGRIAVVDSIKVDSPKTKQLAAKFKAMNLESVLVIADEVDENLYLASRNLANVLVVEPRYADPLSLVHYKKVLVTKAAMDKLKEMFA from the coding sequence ATGCAGCTCGAACTCCTGAACGAGCAGGGCCAGGCCGCGTCGAAGGTCGACGCGCCCGAGACCGTGTTCGGTCGTGAATACAACGAAGACCTGGTGCACCAGATCGTCGTCGCCTTCCAGGCCAATGCCCGCCAGGGCACGCGCGCCCAGAAGGACCGCGAGATGGTCAAGCACTCGACCAAGAAGCCGTTCAAGCAGAAGGGCACGGGCCGCGCCCGCGCCGGCATGACGTCCTCGCCGCTGTGGCGTGGCGGTGGCCGCATCTTCCCGAACAGCCCGGACGAGAACTTCACCCAGAAGATCAACAAGAAGATGTACCGCGCCGGCATGGCGTCCATCTTCTCCCAGCTGGCCCGCGAAGGCCGCATCGCCGTGGTGGACTCCATCAAGGTCGATTCGCCCAAGACCAAGCAGCTGGCCGCCAAGTTCAAGGCGATGAACCTTGAATCGGTGCTGGTGATCGCCGACGAAGTCGACGAGAACCTGTACCTGGCTTCGCGCAACCTGGCCAACGTGCTCGTCGTCGAGCCGCGTTACGCCGATCCGCTGTCCCTGGTGCACTACAAGAAGGTGCTGGTCACGAAGGCCGCCATGGACAAGCTCAAGGAGATGTTCGCATGA
- the rplB gene encoding 50S ribosomal protein L2 produces MAVVKMKPTSPGQRAVVKVTRDHLYKGEAYAPLLEPQFQKAGRNNNGHITTRHKGGGHKHHYRVVDFRRNKDGIPAKVERVEYDPNRTAHIALVCYADGERRYIIAPRGLDVGAQLVSGSEAPIRVGNTLPIRNIPVGSTIHCIELQPGKGAQIARSAGTSATLLAREGTYAQVRMRSGEVRKVHIECRATIGEVANEEHSLRQLGKAGVKRHMGIRPTVRGVAMNPIDHPHGGGEGRTGTGKPPVDPWGNLTKGYRTRNNKRTQTFIVSRRKK; encoded by the coding sequence ATGGCAGTCGTCAAGATGAAACCGACCTCGCCCGGCCAGCGTGCCGTGGTCAAGGTCACGCGCGATCACCTGTACAAGGGTGAGGCGTATGCGCCCCTGCTGGAGCCGCAGTTCCAGAAGGCCGGCCGCAACAACAACGGCCACATCACCACCCGCCACAAGGGCGGTGGCCACAAGCACCACTACCGCGTGGTCGATTTCCGTCGCAACAAGGACGGCATCCCGGCCAAGGTGGAGCGCGTCGAGTACGACCCGAACCGCACGGCGCACATCGCGCTGGTGTGCTACGCCGACGGCGAGCGCCGCTACATCATCGCCCCGCGCGGGCTGGATGTCGGCGCGCAGCTGGTGAGCGGCTCGGAAGCACCGATCCGCGTCGGCAACACGCTGCCGATCCGCAACATCCCGGTGGGCTCGACCATCCACTGCATCGAACTGCAGCCCGGCAAGGGCGCGCAGATCGCGCGGTCGGCGGGCACCTCGGCGACGCTGCTGGCCCGCGAAGGCACCTACGCCCAGGTCCGCATGCGCTCCGGTGAGGTCCGCAAGGTCCACATCGAGTGCCGCGCCACCATCGGCGAAGTGGCCAACGAGGAACACAGCCTGCGCCAGCTCGGCAAGGCCGGCGTCAAGCGCCACATGGGCATCCGCCCGACGGTGCGCGGCGTCGCGATGAACCCGATCGACCACCCGCACGGCGGCGGCGAAGGCCGCACCGGCACGGGCAAGCCGCCGGTGGATCCGTGGGGCAACCTGACCAAGGGTTACCGCACGCGTAACAACAAGCGCACGCAGACGTTCATCGTCTCGCGTCGCAAGAAATAA
- the rplW gene encoding 50S ribosomal protein L23, whose protein sequence is MSRVNPTPAERKFDEGRLMQVLVAPIVSEKATHVADKSNAVTFKVLQDATKPEIKAAVELMFKVEVKGVSVVNTKGKTKRFGRSVGRRDNVRKAYVTLKEGQELNLSGEAA, encoded by the coding sequence ATGAGCCGTGTGAACCCCACCCCCGCCGAACGCAAGTTCGACGAAGGCCGCCTGATGCAGGTGCTGGTCGCCCCGATCGTCTCGGAGAAGGCCACCCACGTCGCGGACAAGAGCAATGCCGTCACCTTCAAGGTGCTGCAGGATGCCACCAAGCCCGAGATCAAGGCCGCCGTCGAACTGATGTTCAAGGTCGAAGTCAAGGGCGTCTCCGTGGTCAACACCAAGGGCAAGACCAAGCGCTTCGGGCGCTCGGTGGGCCGCCGCGACAACGTTCGCAAGGCCTACGTGACGCTCAAGGAAGGCCAGGAACTGAACCTCTCCGGGGAGGCCGCGTAA